One part of the Glycine max cultivar Williams 82 chromosome 14, Glycine_max_v4.0, whole genome shotgun sequence genome encodes these proteins:
- the LOC100778906 gene encoding synaptotagmin-2, protein MGILSTIASFFGFGMGTSIGLVIGYYLFIYFQSTDVKDPVIQPLIEQDAKTLQLLLPEIPTWIKNPDYDRLDWLNKFIEYMWPYLDKAICKTAKSIAKPIIAEQIPKYKIDSVEFEELNLGSLPPTFQGMKVYVTDEKELIMEPSVKWAGNPNIIVAVKAFGLRATVQVVDLQVFAAPRITLKPLVPSFPCFANIYVSLMEKPHVDFGLKLLGADAMSIPGLYRIVQEIIKDQVAKMYLWPKALEVQIMDPTKAMKVPVGILHVKVVRAEKLKKKDLLGASDPYVKLKLTEEKLPSKKTTVKYKNLNPEWNEEFNIVVKDPESQVLELTVYDWEQIGKHDKMGMNVIPLKEITPDEPKAVTLNLLKTMDPNDPENAKSRGQLTVEVLYKPFKEDELPQSAEDSNAIEKAPEGTPASGGLLVIIVHEAEDVEGKHHTNPYVRLLFKGEERKTKHVKKNRDPRWGESFQFMLEEPPTNERLYVEVQSASSKLGLLHPKESLGYVDIKLSDVVTNKRINEKYHLIDSRNGRIQIELQWRTP, encoded by the exons ATGGGAATTTTGAGCACTATAGCAAGCTTTTTTGGATTTGGAATGGGAACTTCAATTGGGCTAGTCATTGGATACTATTTGTTCATATACTTCCAGTCAACAGATGTTAAG GATCCAGTAATTCAACCTTTGATTGAGCAAGATGCTAAAACATTACAACTGTTGCTTCCAGAGATACCCACTTGGATTAAAAACCCAGACTATGATCGT CTTGACTGGCTTAATAAATTTATCGAGTATATGTGGCCTTATCTGGACAAG GCAATTTGCAAGACTGCAAAGAGTATAGCAAAGCCCATTATTGCTGAGCAAATTCCGAAGTACAAAATAGATTCAGTTGAATTTGAAGAACTTAACTTGGGTTCTCTGCCACCAACTTTTCAAG GAATGAAAGTCTATGTGACTGACGAAAAGGAGTTGATTATGGAACCATCAGTGAAGTGGGCTGGGAATCCTAACATTATAGTTGCAGTTAAAGCATTTGGGCTTCGAGCCACAGTCCAG GTTGTTGATTTGCAAGTATTTGCTGCTCCACGTATAACTCTGAAGCCTTTGGTTCCAAGTTTTCCATGCTTTGCCAATATTTACGTGTCTCTCATGGAGAAG CCACATGTTGATTTTGGACTAAAACTGCTTGGAGCTGATGCAATGTCTATTCCTGGTCTTTATAGGATTGTCCAG GAAATCATTAAAGACCAAGTTGCAAAAATGTATCTGTGGCCCAAGGCCTTAGAGGTTCAAATAATGGATCCAACAAA AGCCATGAAAGTGCCAGTTGGAATCCTTCATGTGAAAGTTGTAAGGGCAGAGAAGCTTAAAAAGAAAGATCTACTGGGGGCATCAGACCCTTATGTGAAACTCAAACTCACAGAAGAGAAACTTCCTTCAAAGAAAACAACTGTGAAATACAAGAATTTGAATCCAGAATGGAATGAGGAATTTAATATAGTCGTCAAAGATCCAGAATCTCAAGTCTTAGAGCTTACTGTTTATGACTGGGAGCAG ATTGGCAAGCATGACAAGATGGGTATGAATGTCATTCCATTGAAAGAGATTACACCTGATGAACCAAAAGCGGTGACTCTTAATTTACTCAAGACCATGGACCCTAATGATCCTGAGAATGCGAAGTCACGTGGGCAGCTAACTGTTGAAGTTCTGTACAAACCTTTTAAGGAGGATGAGTTACCTCAGAGTGCAGAGGATTCCAATGCAATAGAAAAGGCTCCTGAAGGAACACCTGCTAGTGGTGGTCTGCTTGTAATTATTGTTCATGAAGCTGAAGATGTGGAAGGAAAACACCACACAAATCCATATGTGCGACTGCTATTTAAGGGAGAGGAGAGAAAAACCAAG CATGTCAAGAAAAATAGAGATCCAAGATGGGGTGAGTCGTTTCAATTTATGCTTGAGGAACCCCCCACCAATGAGAGACTATATGTTGAAGTGCAAAGTGCTTCCTCAAAGCTAGGCCTGCTCCATCCTAAG GAAAGTCTGGGTTATGTGGATATAAAATTGTCTGATGTTGTTACCAACAAAAGAATCAACGAGAAATATCATCTCATTGACTCAAGAAATGGACGAATTCAAATCGAGCTTCAGTGGAGAACTCCTTGA